ATTGTATAGCATCCCCTCGTCTGCGAAGTGAGAAGATCACTTGTTGGAGTTTTGGGAGAAGAATGTTGTCCATTTCTTGTCTAATGCTGGATTCTAGCTGCTCAACAGTCCTGGGCCTTCGTTGCtggatttttcattttatgaggTGCCAATGATTTTCTGTTGGTGAACAGTCTGAATTGCAGGCAGGCCAGGTGAGCACCCGGACTCTTCTCCTGCAAAGCCAGGACATTGTGAAGGATGCAGTATGTGGTTTAGCATTGTTTAGCAaccttttgttattgttgtttttgtgggttgttttattgtgtttttcttgtaaagcactttgtaactgtgttttgaaaggtactatataaataaactttattattattgtcgttattattattatatcaatGGTAGTAGTAAGGTACTAAGGCTGTAAGGTAGTAAGGTAGTAATGGCTGTAGTaaggcctcttttttttaagccatGCTGATTTTAGGGATACTGTAAAACATGCTCAAATGtatacagtacaaatacaagATATCTaatgttgaaactgtttttgCAAATATTCCCTTATTCTGAATGTGATTATGTGCATTTTAAATGGCATTTTTTGAATCAGAATAATGTGATattttctgtggctctggaagAGCTTTGTCAACACTGTGAAAACACCTGAAATCTCAGTTCAGACTTGAAGACTATACATTTCATATGCACATTTTACAGTGGGTGGCCTAGAGTTTCAAAGGCATGAGTATCCACGCAGGCAGGCTCTAATTGAAAAtataggatccagtgtttttgaaggttgaccATACTATACTAGgaagttttgtttgtgcttgtgtgttatGAAAGTACAACCATACATTGCTGCAGGAGACcataaagttttatttctcatttctaaAAGTTTCATTATAAGTCGTTCACCCtaagtaaaaacacacatatccTTTCCCATTATCACAAATTCTATCCAGCCATGCACTTTTAGTTTTACTTGCCCAGATTTTGAGACATTCGATTCTAAGATTTCTTTTGGAGAATGGTCCCAGTTCATGTGGCAACACATGGTCATATATGGTGGTTCTCTTATCTGTTCTATAAGTTCTATTAAAAAATTCTATTTGAGTTTAGAATTTCTTGTTTGGTTTTAACAAGTAGAAGTTGGCACGTTCAGAAGTTCCTTCTGAAAGATATGGGCcaaataaacagcaacaacCACAGGTCCACCTGTGCTGTGGGCAAAGCCTAGTAAAAACAAGTCTGGTTAGTATCAGAAGCaggaacagaaaacacaacctATGAAAAGGTTAAAGCAACTCCTCTCAACTGAGTAGACAGACGGCATCACATCCACCAACATATCTGTCCCACTAAGCAAGAGGTAAGTCCAGCTTTTGCTTTATCATGCTATTAGGCTCATTATTATGCTCATAAAAGGCATTTCAGTGTAACCTGTCATGATGTGCATCTTCTTTCAGTATACTGTGATTGTAAAAAGACCTTCATCATTATTACTCTTATAATCCCTCCTATGTCTACTCTATTTACATTAAACAATTACATTTCTGAAATCAATCACTTGAAGTATAAGGATGTGAAAAACCTACAGTAATGCATCAACTAagcctctattttttttttccagtttaacaGCGATGAATGACTCTTCAAATGAAAGTCAACATGACTATGACACTGACTATGAGGATGAAGTCTGTGAAAAAGGTGAGGTGGCCAGATTCACATCCATTGTCATTCCTATTTTCTTCTCGGTTGTGATTATACTGAGCATCATCGGAAACGTCCTTGTCCTTGTTATTCTGGCGTTATACGAAAACCTCAAGTCTCTCACCAACATTTTCATTCTAAACCTGGCCATCTCTGACCTCGTCTTCACCACCGGCCTTCCCTTCTGGGCAATTTACCACATATGGGGATGGTTGTTTTCAGAGACTCTCTGCAAAATCGTGTCTTTTGTCTTCTTCACTGGATTTTACAGCAGCATCCTCTTCCTGACCATCATGACTGTCTACAGGTATCTGGCTGTGGTCCATCCACTCTCtggactgaacacacacaacatcaacatcgggatttttttctctttcctacTGTGGATGATCAGCATTGGAGCAGCCATGCCCTCCCTGCTCTATAGCTCCATTGTCTCAATCCCCCTCAAGGGTGAGCACTCCGTGGGCTGTGACTACAATTCTTCCCTGTGGCAAAAAATTGGTACCTCTCAACAGAATATTTTCTTCTTGGTTGCTTTTGCAGTGATGGCTTTTTGCTACATTCGAATACTGAGGAGAATCAGGAAAACAAGAtctcacacaaaaaacagagcagtcaaGTTAGTCTTTTGTATCGTGGCTGTGTTCTTCCTTGGTTGGGTGCCGTACAATGTGCTCATTTTTCTGAGGAATTTAGCTGACAATGTGGTTCCACCATTtgataaatgtgaaataagCATCCAGATTGACTATGCATACTATGTGTCCCGCCTTATTGCTTTCTCCCACTGCTGCCTGAACCCTGTCTTTTATGCATTTGTTGGTGTGAAGTTTAGGAGACATTTGAAGTCAATGTTGCATCAAGTGTTCAATCGTCAAAATCCAGTCGAAGAACAGCAGGTTAGATTGCAAACCTTCTCACGTGGATCAATGTATTAATTGCTGTTTAAGATTATAAGTTTCTTGCATGTATTGCTGCActactgatttaaaaaatccAGTGTGTATTATGTAAATTTGTAAATTCAGTTCAAtatctttttctgtttattgctgtgtgtgtgtctgtgttaaacCTCTGTTGTATAGGATGTGACTCAGATTGTTTCATAAATATAGTCAATGACAGGAGGTCACGTTTTTTAAGGGcatgtaaatatattaataattagtTGCAGTGGCAGAGGAGTCACTGTAACAAGACAGTGCAAAATTATTTagcattaatttaaaaaatcccTCATCCTCATGTTTGTGAGGCTGAGTCATCACTTACTGCTGTACAGGTTTAGGTTCAGGTTAGTGTAGAATAGAATTTAATGGACAAACGTCAATGAAGTCCCACTCTGTAGAGAGCaatgtaaacatatttgtaTGCATTTCTTATTGTCTCTGTGTAATAAAAACTATGCTCACTTTTGTTCAGCTGATAAgttattttgtaaatgtaaaagtaaaagaaatttaaattaattttgaaCTGCATTTTCAAATCTGACCAGAAGACATGTTGTAATGTGTAGTTCATCTGAAACATtcccctttctttctcacattgcacacacacagctgcaaccACACATGTAACCACAAAACTGATCTAAATTGGCTCTGCTTGTGACCCCTGAAATACCTTTCACTCATAGGCAAGGGTGAACTGTCAGTCTCTCAGATTTCCTTTGTCCAGTCACGTACATTACTtacatatagatataaatacatgtttctgttttctactTCTCTTTGTCAGCCAGCTTGAACATTGCTCTGATCTTATTGCAAGTGTGTAGCTCTGTATTGCTTCTAAACCTTATAACATTTTATGTCTTCATGGATTGTCTCCTTGGTAAAGGTGTTTCTTGTCCCAACATATATTGTCATgcactgaatataatataaaatatccataaaatatgtcacttagACAGGGGTTGTCAGTTTACTCAAtgataaaaaaaggaaacactggGGGTGGCACTGATTTAGAAGCATATTGCTGCCCTCTACTGTTTGTTATTGATGTTACTGccagttatttatattttgttatatagttcatccatctatccattatctgtaaccgcttgcCCTCATCAGAGTTACAGTGGGGATGGTGCCTATATAGTTAATTACTACACAAGTATTCTATCAGCTCCTTCATTTTAGCCCAGCGGTGtaatgacctgagccagccctagCTATAAGCTCtaacaaaaaggaaagtcttaagtctactcttaaaggtgttgactgtgtctgcctcccaaacccagaatggtagtttgttccacggaagaggagcttgatagctgaaagctctggctcccaatctacttttggacactacaggaaccacaaggaacccagcatcctgagagtgcagtgttctagaggggtactatgagctcttttagataagatggtgcctgaccgtagccagtgcaaggaagccagaatgggagagatgtgatctctgacattggttcctgtcagaacacgtgcagcagcattctgaattagctgcaaagtcctaagagacttgTTGGAGCAGCCTggtactcgagttgaggggggatggcgggggatggcatcccccccTGGAggaaaaaatggtcaaaatcatccctcttctaaaattggcatcccttcttccatcccttgtggcattttatcaatgcatgtggaAATTACTtctatttaacactggaaatagaattaccattcgacatttaggggggctttatgataatcagtctattacctatgagagcggttttcaaagtgtgaggcgcgcctcccttggggggcgccaggggacttcaggggaggcgcggcggggggaaaaaatataactatatcttacaaagatctgtgtctcatcactgtgcgatgaaaactcggcaaGCTAGCCCCAAAcgagttgcaaaaaaaaaaaaaaaaatccacaaaacgacacagtatgtcttatctttgttgttttgtgatcaaaagttctattccagcgaAGAaactctgctaatgtctcctgctctgtctctgctttacacgggactcacaccgaacgcggatcagcagcggaacggcagcggagcgagccggccatagacatatatacatgtatatatgtctatggagccggccgtattcacgcgagatcacgagatcacgcgagaatcctggacatagccgagaccccgcgataaactgtgtataaagaaaacaacaacaacaaacagctg
Above is a window of Larimichthys crocea isolate SSNF chromosome XVII, L_crocea_2.0, whole genome shotgun sequence DNA encoding:
- the xcr1a.1 gene encoding chemokine (C motif) receptor 1a, duplicate 1 isoform X2, yielding MNDSSNESQHDYDTDYEDEVCEKGEVARFTSIVIPIFFSVVIILSIIGNVLVLVILALYENLKSLTNIFILNLAISDLVFTTGLPFWAIYHIWGWLFSETLCKIVSFVFFTGFYSSILFLTIMTVYRYLAVVHPLSGLNTHNINIGIFFSFLLWMISIGAAMPSLLYSSIVSIPLKVMAFCYIRILRRIRKTRSHTKNRAVKLVFCIVAVFFLGWVPYNVLIFLRNLADNVVPPFDKCEISIQIDYAYYVSRLIAFSHCCLNPVFYAFVGVKFRRHLKSMLHQVFNRQNPVEEQQVRLQTFSRGSMY
- the xcr1a.1 gene encoding chemokine (C motif) receptor 1a, duplicate 1 isoform X1; this translates as MNDSSNESQHDYDTDYEDEVCEKGEVARFTSIVIPIFFSVVIILSIIGNVLVLVILALYENLKSLTNIFILNLAISDLVFTTGLPFWAIYHIWGWLFSETLCKIVSFVFFTGFYSSILFLTIMTVYRYLAVVHPLSGLNTHNINIGIFFSFLLWMISIGAAMPSLLYSSIVSIPLKGEHSVGCDYNSSLWQKIGTSQQNIFFLVAFAVMAFCYIRILRRIRKTRSHTKNRAVKLVFCIVAVFFLGWVPYNVLIFLRNLADNVVPPFDKCEISIQIDYAYYVSRLIAFSHCCLNPVFYAFVGVKFRRHLKSMLHQVFNRQNPVEEQQVRLQTFSRGSMY